A section of the Bifidobacterium sp. ESL0728 genome encodes:
- a CDS encoding histidinol-phosphate transaminase, protein MTFKHRAIVDTIPAYKQGKPAPEVAGQKSFKISSNENPYPPLPSVQKAIEDHALDRINRYPDMGGWQVIERLAKDYEVGQDEIVLGCGSTEVITQLTNLLAGPGDEVIYPWRSFEAYPIIVSGAGATSVQIPNRPDGGHDIDAMIAAINDKTRMIIVNNPNNPTSSSVSDKDARRLMEAVPSDVIVLFDEAYIHFNTAPDTSVGMKLYHEYPNIVVAHTFSKAYGLAGLRIGYGIAKPEVITGMRKMSLPFGVTQSAQIAALASLDAKDELMERVQALITERGRVVKALRAQGWDFPEPYANFYWLPLGDKTGEAAARFTAAGLSTRVFDGEGIRISVGEKEANDKIIEVCQGLKDDGIA, encoded by the coding sequence ATGACTTTCAAACATCGTGCCATAGTTGATACCATTCCTGCCTACAAGCAAGGCAAGCCGGCCCCCGAAGTCGCGGGCCAGAAGTCCTTCAAGATCTCCAGCAACGAGAATCCGTACCCGCCTCTGCCAAGCGTGCAGAAGGCCATCGAAGACCATGCGCTCGACCGCATCAACCGCTACCCGGACATGGGCGGCTGGCAGGTCATCGAACGCCTCGCCAAGGATTATGAAGTCGGCCAGGACGAGATTGTTCTCGGCTGCGGGTCCACCGAGGTCATCACCCAGCTCACCAACCTGCTCGCAGGTCCCGGTGACGAGGTGATTTACCCGTGGCGCAGCTTCGAGGCGTATCCGATCATCGTCTCCGGCGCAGGCGCAACCAGCGTCCAGATTCCCAACCGTCCCGACGGCGGCCACGACATCGACGCGATGATTGCCGCAATCAACGACAAGACCCGCATGATTATCGTCAACAACCCCAACAACCCGACATCCTCGTCGGTGAGCGACAAGGACGCCCGCCGTCTGATGGAAGCCGTCCCCAGCGATGTCATCGTGCTTTTCGACGAGGCTTACATTCACTTCAACACCGCGCCTGACACCAGCGTCGGTATGAAGCTTTATCACGAGTATCCGAACATTGTGGTGGCGCATACCTTCTCCAAGGCGTACGGCCTGGCCGGCCTGCGTATTGGCTACGGCATCGCAAAGCCCGAGGTCATCACCGGCATGCGCAAGATGTCGCTGCCCTTCGGCGTCACCCAATCCGCGCAGATTGCCGCCCTTGCTTCTCTCGATGCCAAGGACGAGCTGATGGAGCGTGTGCAGGCGTTGATTACCGAACGTGGCCGCGTGGTCAAGGCTCTGCGTGCGCAGGGCTGGGACTTCCCGGAACCCTACGCGAACTTCTACTGGCTGCCGCTTGGCGACAAGACCGGTGAAGCCGCCGCGCGCTTTACTGCGGCTGGGCTCTCCACCCGCGTTTTCGACGGCGAGGGCATCCGCATCTCCGTTGGCGAGAAAGAAGCCAACGACAAGATCATCGAGGTGTGCCAAGGTCTGAAGGATGACGGCATCGCCTGA
- the rpmG gene encoding 50S ribosomal protein L33: MASKSAAVRPGITLACTVCKERNYITTKNRRNTPDRLELKKFCPRCGKETVHRETR; the protein is encoded by the coding sequence ATGGCAAGCAAAAGCGCCGCAGTCCGTCCGGGCATCACGCTGGCATGCACGGTGTGCAAGGAGCGTAACTACATTACGACCAAGAACCGTCGCAATACCCCGGATCGTCTCGAACTCAAGAAGTTCTGCCCTCGTTGCGGCAAGGAAACTGTGCATCGCGAGACTCGTTGA
- a CDS encoding FAD-binding protein, producing MMKRLDSSDSAMPASATPTSETPTLAQLTTIGVGGSVDRFVEPKSEGEFIAAVRDADAANLPLLVIGGGSNLLVGDEPFRGVVVRDKRHGISVLDGVDATDIDAADSVTNNVHSESDVAEGGNVNESIADTKAIDSLIDMVETSDKGLVGTAETSCTTEASDIVEIVADAGANWDDFVAFCVASGFSGVEGLSGVPGSVGASVVQNIGAYGQEVASSVSSVRVFDRESDRICRLDPNDMHFGYRSSALKSSMYSAPAMPASRYFPTPRYVVLSVTFTLKRNETGEVAFGQLAKALGVEVGERMPIAAIREAVLKVRALKGMLEDPSRYASRWMQGCKDEHNLAKAVGTDKQTELGGNSKSDMRNMLNAQSMPDGHGSAEVSAVQDDADVKGRAESKPNFDRHSCGSFFMNPILGQQQAAKLPVDAPRFAATLPDGKPGVKTSAAWLIDHAGFHKGYKVSPDAKAGLSTLHTLALTNRGGAQASDISELARAVQNGVEAEFGIRLVPEPVVVGIDLR from the coding sequence ATGATGAAACGGCTGGATTCTTCAGATTCTGCGATGCCTGCATCCGCAACCCCGACTTCTGAAACGCCGACGTTGGCGCAACTGACCACTATCGGTGTGGGCGGAAGCGTCGACCGGTTCGTCGAGCCGAAAAGCGAAGGGGAATTCATCGCTGCCGTACGCGACGCCGATGCCGCGAACCTTCCGCTTTTGGTGATTGGCGGTGGGTCGAATCTGCTGGTCGGTGATGAGCCGTTTCGTGGTGTCGTTGTGCGTGACAAGAGACACGGCATTTCGGTTCTGGATGGCGTTGATGCCACCGATATTGATGCCGCTGATTCCGTGACCAACAATGTGCACTCCGAATCGGATGTCGCTGAAGGTGGCAATGTCAATGAATCTATAGCCGATACCAAAGCCATTGATAGTCTTATTGATATGGTGGAGACTTCCGATAAGGGTCTTGTCGGCACGGCGGAAACTTCCTGTACGACGGAGGCTTCCGATATCGTCGAAATCGTGGCCGACGCCGGAGCCAATTGGGACGATTTCGTTGCGTTTTGCGTTGCCTCTGGCTTCTCAGGGGTGGAAGGCCTATCGGGGGTTCCCGGCTCCGTTGGTGCCTCGGTGGTGCAGAATATCGGTGCATACGGCCAGGAAGTCGCTTCGTCCGTGTCTTCCGTACGCGTTTTCGACCGCGAAAGTGACAGGATCTGCCGGCTAGACCCCAACGATATGCATTTTGGATACCGCAGTTCTGCCCTCAAATCCAGTATGTATAGCGCTCCTGCAATGCCTGCCAGTCGTTATTTCCCGACACCTCGTTACGTGGTGCTCTCCGTGACTTTTACCCTGAAACGTAACGAAACCGGCGAGGTGGCATTCGGCCAGCTGGCCAAGGCGCTCGGTGTTGAAGTGGGGGAGCGGATGCCCATTGCGGCGATTCGCGAGGCCGTGCTGAAGGTTCGTGCCTTAAAAGGTATGCTGGAAGATCCCAGCAGATATGCCTCGCGGTGGATGCAAGGTTGCAAGGATGAGCACAATCTTGCCAAAGCCGTAGGAACGGACAAGCAGACGGAACTGGGGGGCAACAGCAAGTCTGATATGCGCAATATGTTGAATGCGCAAAGTATGCCGGATGGTCACGGTTCGGCTGAAGTATCGGCCGTTCAGGATGATGCCGATGTGAAAGGCAGGGCGGAGTCCAAGCCGAATTTCGACAGGCACAGCTGTGGAAGTTTCTTTATGAACCCAATACTTGGCCAGCAGCAGGCGGCCAAGTTGCCCGTTGATGCCCCGCGATTTGCAGCGACGCTGCCCGACGGCAAACCCGGGGTCAAAACCTCTGCCGCCTGGCTGATCGACCATGCCGGTTTCCACAAGGGCTACAAGGTAAGTCCTGACGCCAAAGCCGGACTTTCGACCCTCCACACGCTGGCATTGACCAATCGCGGCGGCGCCCAGGCCAGCGATATCTCCGAGCTTGCACGAGCCGTCCAAAACGGTGTGGAGGCCGAATTCGGCATCCGTCTGGTGCCAGAGCCGGTGGTCGTCGGCATTGATTTGCGCTGA
- a CDS encoding amino acid permease: MELFRTKSVEQALAETATGDRKLVRNLGAWDLAVMGVAVAVGAGIFSIGAQAAAFHAGPAAILSFLIAGIICGAAVMCYAEFASMIPAAGSAYTFTYTTVGELVAWVIGWDLILEMLMAGSVVSKYWSVYLNDFLRLMGFNSSTEIHLGWFTFDWAPIIVVAFFTVLLVLGTKIGARVDGAFTILKIGIVVFVVIVGFFYIKMSNYTPFVPPSEPASKVLGPASGGAMTQPLLQWVTGQQPTVYGVSGIISGAALVFFSFLGFDVVATASEEAKNPKRNVPLGIGIGMLMVIVMYMLVAIVTTGMVSYKDLAKAKDPSLATGFELAGATWAAKIISFAIVIGLTTVVMVLLLGLTRVVFAMSRDGLLPRGLSKVGKRGTPAKLQIAVGVLVAIVSSCFNVSILADMVNIGTLSAFTLVAISIPIMRKKRPDLPRSFKIPGNPWVPILIAVANLWLMLNLTVLTWIRFVVWLLIGFCIYFGYSYRHSLLGTGELDADVEAVREEKED, translated from the coding sequence ATGGAACTGTTCAGGACGAAATCGGTGGAGCAAGCGCTGGCTGAGACAGCTACCGGCGATCGCAAGCTGGTGCGCAATTTGGGCGCGTGGGATCTGGCAGTCATGGGTGTGGCCGTCGCCGTGGGCGCGGGCATCTTCTCCATCGGCGCGCAGGCCGCCGCCTTCCACGCCGGTCCTGCGGCCATTTTGAGCTTCCTGATCGCCGGGATTATCTGCGGGGCCGCGGTGATGTGCTATGCGGAATTTGCCTCGATGATTCCTGCAGCCGGTTCCGCCTATACGTTCACTTACACGACCGTGGGCGAGTTGGTGGCCTGGGTGATCGGCTGGGATCTGATTCTCGAGATGCTGATGGCCGGTTCCGTGGTTTCCAAATACTGGAGCGTCTATCTCAACGATTTCCTGCGCTTGATGGGCTTCAATTCCAGCACGGAGATTCATCTTGGCTGGTTCACCTTCGATTGGGCACCGATTATTGTCGTCGCGTTCTTCACGGTTCTTCTGGTGCTTGGCACGAAAATCGGCGCTCGCGTTGACGGCGCATTCACGATCCTCAAAATCGGCATCGTCGTCTTCGTGGTCATCGTCGGCTTCTTCTATATCAAGATGTCCAACTACACCCCGTTTGTCCCGCCGTCCGAACCAGCCAGCAAAGTGCTGGGGCCGGCTTCCGGCGGGGCAATGACCCAGCCGCTGCTGCAATGGGTCACCGGCCAGCAACCCACCGTTTACGGCGTTTCCGGCATCATTTCCGGCGCGGCTCTGGTGTTCTTCTCGTTCCTGGGCTTCGACGTGGTGGCCACGGCCAGCGAGGAAGCCAAGAACCCGAAGCGCAACGTGCCGCTGGGCATCGGCATCGGCATGCTCATGGTCATCGTGATGTACATGCTCGTCGCCATCGTCACCACCGGCATGGTCTCCTACAAGGATCTGGCCAAGGCCAAGGACCCGTCGCTTGCCACCGGTTTCGAGCTTGCGGGCGCGACCTGGGCCGCCAAGATCATCTCCTTCGCCATCGTCATCGGCCTGACCACAGTGGTCATGGTGCTGCTGCTCGGCCTGACCCGCGTGGTCTTCGCGATGAGCCGTGACGGCCTGTTGCCGCGCGGTCTCTCCAAGGTGGGCAAGCGCGGCACTCCTGCCAAGTTGCAGATTGCCGTGGGCGTGCTCGTCGCCATCGTCTCATCCTGCTTCAACGTTTCGATTCTGGCCGATATGGTCAATATCGGCACGCTTTCGGCCTTCACGTTGGTCGCGATTTCCATCCCCATCATGCGCAAGAAGCGTCCCGACCTGCCTCGCTCCTTCAAGATTCCCGGCAACCCGTGGGTGCCGATTTTGATCGCCGTCGCCAACCTCTGGCTCATGCTCAACCTCACGGTTCTGACGTGGATCCGTTTCGTGGTCTGGCTTTTGATCGGTTTCTGCATCTACTTCGGCTATTCCTACCGCCATTCGCTACTTGGCACGGGCGAACTTGACGCGGACGTGGAAGCGGTCAGAGAGGAAAAGGAAGATTAA
- the fdxA gene encoding ferredoxin, which yields MAYVIAQPCIDVKDKACVDECPVDCIYEGNRTLYINPNECVDCGACEPVCPTEAIFYEDDVPEEWAWYKDAAVTYFNDIGDLGGAQAAGPSGKDEARIAALPPQNQD from the coding sequence ATGGCTTATGTGATTGCTCAGCCCTGCATCGACGTCAAAGACAAGGCGTGCGTCGACGAATGCCCGGTCGACTGCATCTACGAAGGCAACCGTACACTCTACATCAACCCAAACGAGTGCGTGGATTGCGGAGCCTGCGAGCCCGTGTGCCCCACTGAGGCGATTTTCTACGAGGATGACGTTCCCGAGGAATGGGCCTGGTATAAAGACGCTGCCGTCACCTACTTCAACGACATCGGCGATTTGGGCGGCGCACAGGCCGCCGGCCCGTCCGGCAAGGACGAGGCTCGCATTGCCGCGCTTCCCCCGCAGAATCAGGACTGA
- a CDS encoding aminotransferase class I/II-fold pyridoxal phosphate-dependent enzyme, with translation MGFYRFDSPYDWNRVTPYKETAKNAAGGMIDLSVGSPVDPVPASVQQALADSADAPNAHGYPTVAGTEDLRKAVQEWFSAKRGVDFGAIGADFVPTVGSKEAVALMASLLHFGPGDVIVQPEVSYPTYDIGTQLAGAKTYKAADIADVDSWRRVPGVKAVWVNSPSNPTGEVLSASQLHGIVAAAREIGAVVLSDECYGLLTWADNSDGNDASNGANVEAGNGQSAKRSNDGLPENVGKTAVIEPSPAPCMLQPDVCDGSAKDILVLYSLSKQSNMAGYRTALIAGDPELVRPMTVYRKQIGEIIPGPVQAAMAAGLRDSDAVSAQHARYSKRLRELVDGLRAYGYDAYMPQGALYVWVRAKSNDCWQDMADLARLGIIASPGEFYGAPTYLRFSATATDASIAEVVSRLRG, from the coding sequence ATGGGTTTTTACAGGTTTGATTCTCCCTACGATTGGAATCGCGTCACGCCTTATAAGGAGACGGCCAAGAACGCCGCCGGCGGTATGATCGACCTTTCCGTCGGTTCGCCGGTCGACCCGGTGCCGGCCAGCGTGCAGCAGGCGCTCGCCGATTCCGCGGATGCTCCCAATGCCCATGGCTATCCCACCGTTGCCGGAACCGAGGACTTGCGCAAAGCCGTGCAGGAGTGGTTCAGCGCCAAGCGTGGCGTCGATTTTGGGGCGATTGGCGCCGATTTCGTGCCTACGGTCGGTTCCAAGGAAGCCGTGGCGTTGATGGCGTCGCTGCTGCATTTCGGCCCGGGCGACGTCATCGTGCAACCCGAAGTGTCATACCCCACTTACGATATCGGTACGCAACTGGCCGGTGCCAAGACCTACAAGGCCGCCGACATCGCCGACGTCGATTCGTGGCGTCGCGTTCCCGGGGTCAAGGCGGTCTGGGTGAATTCCCCGAGCAACCCGACCGGCGAGGTGCTTTCGGCCTCCCAACTTCACGGCATTGTCGCTGCGGCCCGTGAAATCGGTGCCGTGGTCCTCTCCGACGAATGTTATGGCTTGCTCACGTGGGCTGATAATAGTGATGGAAATGATGCATCTAATGGTGCCAATGTTGAAGCTGGTAACGGCCAATCCGCGAAGCGTTCAAATGATGGATTGCCTGAAAATGTCGGGAAGACTGCCGTCATTGAGCCTTCTCCTGCTCCTTGCATGCTGCAACCCGACGTTTGCGACGGCAGTGCCAAGGATATTCTCGTGCTCTATTCGCTGAGCAAGCAGTCCAACATGGCCGGCTATCGTACCGCACTCATCGCTGGCGACCCCGAACTCGTCCGCCCGATGACGGTCTACCGCAAGCAGATCGGCGAGATTATTCCCGGCCCGGTTCAGGCCGCGATGGCCGCTGGATTACGCGATTCCGATGCGGTAAGTGCCCAGCATGCCCGCTATTCCAAGCGGCTGCGCGAGCTGGTCGACGGCCTGCGTGCGTACGGCTACGATGCCTACATGCCGCAAGGCGCGCTCTACGTTTGGGTTCGCGCGAAAAGCAACGATTGCTGGCAGGACATGGCGGATTTGGCGCGTCTCGGCATCATCGCCAGCCCCGGCGAGTTCTACGGCGCCCCCACCTACCTGCGTTTCTCCGCCACCGCCACCGATGCCTCGATCGCCGAGGTCGTCTCCCGTCTCCGTGGCTGA
- a CDS encoding CPBP family intramembrane glutamic endopeptidase, producing the protein MLTEDHPERLQNEKTGTAEPRGLNPLLRGLAFLGVFVLLEIVASMIIAVGRVVATGNLKIFETDDIHSLVTLFDMLAEVVSAIIGYLVVVYGMEYRSHPFEFRLGRWKGLMVGIVIGFVAIGLCVGVLAITGNYRIVGLNTHYNPWIDIISMGICAGVAEEIMMRGMLLRLVEEWLGSWGALAVSALVFGLIHLTNQDGSLWGGLAIAIEDGILAAALYFVTRSLWVCIGEHAMWNVAEGPIFGSIVSGNGKQDSWLVAQWSGPDILTGGSFGLEASIVPVILMGAAGIALMVYAHRKGMLVQPVWVRRRMENR; encoded by the coding sequence TTGCTCACGGAAGATCATCCTGAGCGCTTACAAAACGAGAAGACGGGAACGGCCGAACCTCGAGGGCTGAATCCGCTGCTGCGTGGGCTCGCTTTTTTGGGTGTGTTTGTCCTGTTGGAGATCGTTGCTTCCATGATCATTGCCGTGGGGCGCGTTGTGGCGACCGGCAATTTGAAAATCTTCGAGACTGATGACATTCATTCTCTTGTAACGCTTTTTGATATGCTGGCTGAAGTCGTGTCCGCGATTATCGGCTATCTGGTCGTCGTTTACGGCATGGAGTACCGTTCCCATCCGTTTGAGTTTCGGCTTGGCAGGTGGAAAGGGCTGATGGTTGGCATCGTCATAGGCTTTGTGGCGATTGGTCTTTGCGTAGGCGTTCTTGCGATTACCGGCAACTACAGGATCGTCGGGCTCAACACCCATTACAATCCATGGATTGATATCATCTCCATGGGCATCTGTGCCGGCGTGGCCGAGGAGATCATGATGCGTGGCATGCTGCTTCGTCTGGTCGAGGAGTGGCTTGGCTCTTGGGGCGCGCTCGCGGTTTCGGCGCTGGTATTCGGGTTGATACACCTGACCAATCAGGACGGCTCGCTGTGGGGCGGGCTGGCCATCGCCATCGAAGACGGGATTCTTGCTGCGGCACTGTATTTTGTCACTCGTTCGTTGTGGGTGTGCATCGGTGAGCATGCGATGTGGAACGTCGCCGAGGGTCCTATTTTCGGATCCATCGTTTCCGGCAACGGCAAGCAGGATTCGTGGCTTGTGGCTCAATGGTCTGGGCCCGACATCCTCACCGGTGGCAGTTTCGGCCTCGAAGCCAGTATCGTCCCGGTGATTCTGATGGGTGCTGCCGGCATTGCGCTGATGGTCTATGCTCATCGTAAGGGTATGTTGGTTCAACCGGTGTGGGTGCGTAGACGCATGGAGAATCGTTGA
- a CDS encoding EamA family transporter — MGEGLMIYLATSVAKLAFTQLDPLLAAWYRIGFGAVLMMIWRRPFSKVKRAGLPHTSRDWWIVALAGISVMLMNTLFYLGMSNMDIGIAVSIEFIGPLGVAVLTGHSWRERLGIILAAGGVVLLAGVSFANPAKYPHFMIGLIAILIDGVMWGCYIVFGRMVAQRSNPLDSLALSMFIGWLIQSVFLAVPAVKGVISPKPGATWARSEFGSLKLLGVMFFVSVFASFVPYIIDQVIMRRISSARYSVIQAINPVMALLVGLIIGEIPTAGDLAGVALVIIAVVVTFSGHRQPDPETM, encoded by the coding sequence ATGGGCGAAGGTTTGATGATTTACTTGGCCACTTCTGTCGCCAAGCTTGCATTTACCCAGCTCGACCCGTTGCTTGCGGCATGGTACCGCATCGGTTTCGGGGCTGTTCTCATGATGATTTGGCGTCGACCATTTTCGAAGGTGAAACGTGCCGGCCTGCCCCATACTTCGCGTGATTGGTGGATTGTCGCGCTCGCGGGTATTTCCGTGATGCTTATGAACACGCTGTTTTACTTGGGCATGAGCAACATGGACATCGGCATCGCGGTTTCGATAGAATTCATCGGCCCACTCGGTGTCGCCGTTTTGACCGGCCACAGCTGGCGCGAACGCCTTGGCATCATTCTCGCGGCAGGCGGCGTGGTGCTTTTGGCCGGCGTGTCGTTCGCAAACCCTGCCAAATACCCGCATTTCATGATCGGCCTTATCGCCATCCTCATCGACGGCGTGATGTGGGGCTGCTATATCGTCTTCGGTCGCATGGTCGCCCAGCGCTCGAATCCACTCGATTCGCTGGCGTTGAGTATGTTCATCGGCTGGCTGATTCAGTCCGTTTTCCTCGCTGTTCCGGCGGTTAAAGGGGTTATCAGCCCCAAGCCGGGCGCGACGTGGGCGCGCAGCGAATTCGGTTCGTTGAAGCTGCTAGGCGTGATGTTCTTCGTTTCGGTTTTCGCCTCATTCGTTCCTTATATCATTGACCAGGTTATTATGCGCCGCATCTCTTCCGCGCGTTATTCGGTCATCCAGGCGATCAACCCGGTGATGGCCCTGCTGGTTGGCTTGATTATCGGTGAGATTCCGACCGCTGGCGATTTGGCCGGCGTCGCACTGGTCATCATCGCTGTGGTGGTTACGTTCTCCGGTCATCGTCAGCCTGATCCGGAAACGATGTAA
- a CDS encoding PIN domain-containing protein: protein MKCKAFLDTNILLDIAVPDRPMHEAAVELCNAVASGSIEAAICAGSLKDFYYVSRHGIGDDAARRRWIRWLMAMFEVEGLDSLICDGAERSDEPDFEDGIIRACAERWHADYIVSRDVAAFARSSVPRVDTAQLLDRLYS, encoded by the coding sequence GTGAAATGTAAGGCATTTCTCGACACCAATATCCTGCTGGATATCGCAGTGCCCGACAGGCCTATGCATGAAGCGGCGGTGGAACTTTGCAATGCCGTTGCCTCGGGTTCGATTGAAGCCGCCATATGTGCGGGTAGCCTGAAGGATTTCTACTATGTCTCGCGTCACGGCATCGGTGACGATGCGGCGAGAAGGCGTTGGATTCGCTGGCTGATGGCCATGTTCGAAGTGGAAGGGCTTGACAGTCTGATTTGCGATGGGGCTGAACGCTCGGATGAACCGGACTTCGAGGATGGCATCATTCGTGCTTGTGCCGAACGTTGGCACGCTGACTATATCGTGAGCCGCGATGTCGCCGCCTTTGCTCGTTCCTCTGTTCCGCGGGTGGATACCGCCCAGTTGCTGGACAGGCTGTATTCATAA